The Sphingomonas sp. So64.6b genome includes a region encoding these proteins:
- a CDS encoding amidohydrolase family protein, translating into MARGGLMLAAALAAAPLSAQEAGEPPIHDTTGVAMPVMPPQQPPGGTLPMKPARHLKFEADRGTWLSLDRSPDGRRIVFDLLGDLYAMPASGGRAARLTGGMAFDTQPTFAPDGATIAFVSDRSGADNLWVSRVDGSRPRQISFNDDDSVMASPAFSADGESLFVSRYRPDLNNYELWRYDLKGKAALLVPIRDAAGSPRDGWRSSLGAVASPDGRSLYLARHVGGLDFDAVDEWTIVRRDLTSGAETVIVAEPDGPRKALNPGSSFRPALSLDGRQLAYATRREGQTELRVRDLLSGADRAVAFPVEHDQVQASMWQDLLPRYAFTADGTAILLARGGRIERISLTGADPQPIPFTAPVDLAVGGSTRQDIREERGPVVARLAQSPTVSRDGHRAAFSALGHLYTVALDGKSKPVKIATTDPAFQPSWSADSRRLTWVTWSERMGGAIWAGPADGGGAPVRVTDIPAFYTYPVFTPDGTGIVAVRSAQAARVRLYMEYGKLRDAELVMLPAQGGPSRVLTQGKIGSRPHFASDPHQVFILADDGLDRVDLSTGKRTLAVRVEGPGWYFQDGAVPVDDVRISPDGRWLLAQVAQQLHLVAMPDRDGVTVDLSHAGQAHRRLTAGGADFFEWSADGKSILWSVGSTLHRRRLSEVRVNPPDRPDWSPDLAERDERWPLTVTATRHLATGSLLLRGARTLTMAAGDAVIESSDILVTNGRIAAIGPAGVIVAPAGTQIRDVTGKTILPGFIDTHDHIATVRREVLGLQDWGLRARLAYGVTTSFDPSTLSIDMLAYQDLLDAGSMIGPRLRSTGPALFSFNRFSSLDDVRAVLRRYRDDYRLANIKEYRTGNRRVRQWIAQAARELGLQPTTEGALSMKLDLSQIIDGYAGNEHALVAAPLQSDVLRLLTAMRTSYTTTLEITNGGAEGQDWSIARDGDPASDPKLRRFWPRFAIDQMMLQRHWRPLGEYRFPAIAADAAALQRAGGLVGIGSHGETPGIGFHWEMEAHVVGGMTPMEALHAATIGSAETIGRKTDLGSLEVGKIADLVILDADPIADIRNARLIEAVMRDGRLFDGDTLAALWPAPSPPPVSDDGGAGEWLPAP; encoded by the coding sequence ATGGCGCGCGGCGGGCTGATGCTCGCTGCCGCCCTGGCCGCTGCGCCCCTCTCGGCGCAAGAGGCGGGCGAGCCGCCGATCCACGACACGACGGGCGTCGCAATGCCGGTCATGCCGCCGCAGCAACCGCCGGGCGGTACGCTGCCGATGAAGCCCGCACGGCACCTGAAGTTCGAAGCCGACCGTGGCACCTGGCTCTCGCTCGATCGCTCGCCCGATGGGCGGCGCATCGTCTTCGACCTGCTCGGCGATCTCTATGCCATGCCCGCCAGCGGCGGGCGCGCGGCGCGCCTGACCGGTGGCATGGCTTTCGACACGCAGCCGACATTCGCCCCTGACGGTGCGACGATCGCCTTCGTCAGTGACCGATCGGGCGCCGACAATCTCTGGGTTTCCCGTGTCGACGGCTCGCGGCCGCGTCAAATCAGCTTCAACGACGACGACAGTGTGATGGCGTCGCCGGCCTTCAGCGCGGACGGCGAGAGCCTGTTCGTCAGCCGGTACCGCCCCGACCTCAACAATTACGAACTGTGGCGCTACGATCTCAAGGGCAAGGCTGCGTTGCTGGTGCCGATCCGCGATGCCGCCGGTTCGCCGCGCGATGGGTGGCGCAGCAGCCTCGGCGCGGTCGCGTCGCCCGATGGCCGCAGCCTGTACTTGGCGCGGCATGTCGGGGGTCTCGATTTCGACGCGGTCGACGAATGGACGATCGTTCGCCGCGACCTTACCAGCGGTGCCGAGACCGTCATCGTCGCCGAACCGGACGGCCCGCGCAAGGCGCTCAACCCCGGGTCGTCCTTCCGCCCCGCGCTCTCGCTCGATGGGCGCCAACTGGCCTATGCCACGCGCCGCGAAGGGCAGACCGAGTTGCGTGTGCGCGATCTCCTCTCGGGCGCCGATCGCGCGGTGGCCTTCCCGGTCGAGCATGACCAGGTCCAGGCATCGATGTGGCAGGACCTTCTGCCGCGCTATGCCTTCACCGCCGATGGCACTGCGATCCTGCTCGCGCGCGGCGGCCGCATCGAGCGCATCTCGCTGACCGGCGCCGACCCGCAGCCGATCCCATTCACCGCGCCGGTCGATCTCGCGGTGGGCGGATCGACGCGGCAGGATATCCGCGAAGAGAGAGGACCAGTGGTCGCGCGTCTCGCCCAGTCGCCGACCGTGTCGCGTGACGGCCACCGCGCCGCTTTCTCCGCGCTCGGGCACCTCTACACGGTGGCGCTCGATGGCAAGTCGAAGCCGGTCAAGATCGCCACGACCGACCCAGCCTTTCAGCCGAGCTGGAGCGCCGATAGCCGGCGGCTGACTTGGGTGACGTGGAGCGAACGCATGGGCGGCGCGATCTGGGCCGGGCCGGCGGACGGAGGCGGCGCGCCGGTGCGAGTGACCGATATCCCGGCCTTCTATACCTATCCGGTCTTTACACCGGACGGGACCGGAATTGTCGCCGTCCGCTCGGCACAAGCGGCGCGCGTCCGTCTTTACATGGAATATGGCAAGTTGCGCGATGCGGAGTTGGTCATGTTGCCCGCGCAGGGCGGACCTTCCCGCGTGCTGACCCAGGGGAAGATTGGCAGCCGGCCGCATTTCGCGTCCGACCCACACCAGGTCTTCATCCTCGCCGATGACGGTCTGGACCGAGTCGATCTCTCGACCGGCAAGCGAACACTCGCGGTGCGGGTCGAAGGGCCTGGCTGGTATTTTCAGGACGGCGCGGTGCCGGTCGATGATGTGCGCATCAGCCCCGATGGCCGATGGCTGCTCGCGCAGGTCGCCCAGCAACTCCATCTCGTCGCGATGCCCGATCGCGACGGGGTCACGGTCGACCTGAGCCATGCGGGGCAGGCGCACCGCCGGCTGACCGCTGGTGGCGCGGATTTCTTCGAATGGAGCGCTGACGGGAAGTCGATCCTGTGGTCAGTCGGGTCGACGCTGCATCGGCGACGCCTGTCGGAGGTGAGGGTCAATCCGCCCGACCGGCCCGACTGGTCGCCCGATCTCGCGGAACGGGACGAACGATGGCCGCTGACGGTGACGGCCACACGCCACCTGGCGACGGGAAGCTTGTTGCTGCGCGGCGCGCGGACCCTGACCATGGCCGCCGGCGATGCAGTGATCGAATCGTCCGACATCCTCGTCACCAACGGGCGCATCGCCGCGATCGGTCCCGCCGGCGTCATTGTGGCACCCGCAGGAACGCAGATTCGTGACGTCACCGGCAAGACGATCCTTCCCGGATTCATCGACACGCACGATCATATCGCGACTGTGCGCCGTGAGGTGCTTGGGCTCCAGGACTGGGGCCTGCGCGCGCGGCTCGCCTACGGCGTCACGACAAGTTTCGACCCGTCGACCCTGTCGATCGACATGCTGGCCTATCAGGATCTGCTCGACGCCGGGTCGATGATCGGCCCGCGCTTGCGATCGACCGGACCGGCACTGTTCTCGTTCAATCGTTTTTCGTCGCTCGACGATGTTCGCGCCGTGTTGCGGCGCTACCGCGACGACTACCGGCTGGCGAACATCAAGGAATATCGCACCGGCAACCGTCGCGTCCGGCAATGGATCGCGCAGGCCGCGCGGGAACTGGGGTTGCAGCCGACGACCGAGGGCGCGCTGTCGATGAAGCTCGACCTCAGCCAGATCATCGACGGCTATGCCGGCAACGAACATGCGCTGGTCGCGGCACCGCTTCAGTCCGACGTTCTGCGTCTGCTGACCGCGATGCGCACCAGTTACACCACGACGCTGGAAATCACCAATGGCGGCGCCGAGGGTCAGGACTGGTCGATCGCCCGCGACGGCGACCCGGCCTCTGATCCGAAGCTGCGGCGTTTCTGGCCGCGCTTCGCGATCGACCAGATGATGCTTCAGCGCCACTGGCGACCGCTCGGCGAATATCGTTTTCCGGCGATCGCGGCCGATGCGGCGGCGTTGCAGCGCGCCGGCGGGCTGGTCGGCATCGGATCGCATGGCGAGACGCCGGGGATCGGTTTCCATTGGGAAATGGAGGCACATGTGGTCGGCGGCATGACGCCAATGGAGGCGCTTCACGCCGCCACGATCGGCTCAGCGGAGACGATCGGACGCAAGACCGATCTGGGCAGCCTGGAGGTCGGCAAGATCGCCGATCTTGTCATTCTCGACGCCGATCCGATC